The sequence CTTTTAATATTTGAATAATCTTTAAGACCTTTTTCTCTATCGAGTCGATCTGTAAGACCTTTTTCTTCTGCGAGTTGATCTGTTTTTTTTATAAAATTAGCTTTTTCTAATTTTTTAGGCTGTTCGAGCAAAAAATATTTGTCTCTTTCGTTAAAGTTAAATAGTTGACGTGTTGTGATTATTATCCGATGACTTTTTCCTACAAGGTCCCGTAAAGCGAAAATAACAGCTTCTATTACTTTTTGGGCTTCAATTGAAATGCTTGGAGAACCATTTCTATTAAGATCGGGGTGATTGCCTTCCATTTCAAAGTTAGATTCAAAATTATCAAAAATTAAAAGAATCGGATAATGAATTTTCTCAAAGCAATCTTTTAGTTTGTATTCCAAATTTTGAGATGGGTTAGATAAAATGCTATCTAAACTTTCTCTAATTTTTCCATCCAAATTTTCCCTAATCCTTTGAATTAATGAGTTTTCATCAACCATTCCAACCCAAACAATAGATTTTTTAAAATTTAAGCGATCTCTAAGACGCGCTGCAAGCGTACTTTTCCCAACCCCTCCTAAACCGTAAAGTATTACCCCCATATGATCATTTGTTCTTCGAAGTGATTTCAAACATCGTAAACATTTTTGTAATAGACGACGTCTCCCAACAAATTCGCGGCAAGACGCAACCTTGACTGTTTGTTCAGGATCAAGATAATTTTCTTCGAGCGGAGCTGGGGCAGCTTGTTCCTTCCACAAGCTTGAAGCGGTCACAAAAGCTCCAGGTACTTTGTTTCTTAAATATAGACGTAATAAATTCCAATCACGTCTCTCTTCATCAATGAGCTTTTGGTAAGTCATTGAGAGAGCCTTGATCAATTCAATTCCCGCTGAAAGATTTTTATAAAGTTCAGCAGTTGCGAAGCTTGCATCGGCATCTAAAACATTGTACCCCCATCCCAAAACAGCATTAGCACTACATTCGACTAAAATACTCTCTGCAAGCGATGGTAACATTCCTTTTTTGGCGGTACAACAACCTGATAATACAATCAGTTTATTAATGAAGTCTCCTCCTACTAGAGCCTGTCCTATTTCCCTTGAGTCTGCGAGATGTGACTCCCCATATTCTGTTTCTGTTAGAAAAAAAGGCTTTCCTTTTTTGAGAACAGCATGTCCCGTTAAATGAAATATATCATAAAAATTTTTTCCATAGGTTAGTATTAAATCGTTTAGTTCCTCAAGATTGCCACTTTCTTCAACTGTTAGCATTAACGGTTGCTTTTCAGTTGCTTTGAGTATCTTATATTCTTCATCTTCAAATTCTAAACCTTCAAATTCTAAACCTTCAAATTCTAAACCTTCAAATTCTAAACCTGTTGTATATACGGGGGATGTAGCCATAAACAGTAATCTTAATGGACGTTCAGCAGCTTGATCCTGATGATCTATAGATAATTCGTCCCCTCTAAATCGGACTGGGACGAATCTGGGATTAGTTTCTTCGACTAAAAATTTTTCATCATTATGAAGAATTTCCCATGGAAGGTCAGATAGCACATCGTCTGAGTGAAAAGCCAAAATCAAAATGCGTGCATTTTCACGATAACAATGAATTATTTTTGAAAAAAAACGATCGGAACCATCAAGCCAGGAAAAAAGGTCTTTTCCTGTTTTTTTGAGATCGGCTTTCCAACGAATGAAGAAATTTAGATCTGCTGATTTGATCAAGCTTTCTATCTCCTCTTTTACATCCAATATACGCCGTTTAAAATCATTCGGGTTGTCCACAAAGTATCTCAATTCTATGTGTTTAGAATTTACTTTTTTAAATTTAAAATTGATGATTTTCATTTTATTTCTTCAAAACCTTTTTATATAATTTTTTAATTTTAATCAGAAATTAATAAGGATGCTCCTTATCTAAAAGATTGCAGACAAGATTCTATTTTTTTGTGTCTTGCTGATCATCTTGCAGCGTCTTTAATATTTTTGCGATTTCATTTTCCGATGCATCCTCAAAAAATATACGTTTGTCATCATCATAGATGATTATAATTCTATCAATTTTATTTTTTTTCCATTTTTTGTACCAAGAACATATCGCAGATGCGGTTACGGTTACTGCAATATTAGCAGCAATATCAACAATAATTGCAATTAAAGCAGGTTCAAGAAATTTTTCTTTTTCTTGTAAATTTTCAGTTTTTACTGTGATATCATGTAAATTTACTAAATCCGTTGTGGCCTTCAAAGCATTTTCGCCTTCGATTATAAGTTTGATGCTTGCCATGGTTTATAATCCTTTCTATCCTTACTCATGTTGAAAAAAACAATATAAGTTCGGAAATTAATAGTTCATGAGTGATCGCTATAAAGTACTGATCAACGACAATTATTTTTTCCCCTCAACGACAATTAAAATTCCCGTCCCTCATCCCTTATAACATTCTGATTTTGTATTATTTTTTTCATTATTGTCTTGCTATTTTTTTTAACATTGATAATATCCCCTACGCCAGCCCGGAGGATAGGGCAACTGCTGGGAAGCACCCCGAGCGCCGTGACTGGTGACGAAGACATGGGGGGCAGTATGCACTCTACTGTATGCTGTCCTTTCCCCCATGTTTTTGTCCTTAATGCGTAAAATCCTCGCGCCTTAGCGCGAAACAAATACTCCGTAGGGCCGCCGGAGGCATTAGGCCTTTCTTCATTTTTTTGGTTGGTACTTAAAACCCGCTTCAATCAGTATATATTCCAAAACTATCCCAACCTCACCTCTTCTTTTGAGTTCATCAAGCATCCACTGCTGGATTCGGGCATTTACAGGAACCCGCTTTAGATGAGCCGGCAATTTGGGTTTTGGTTTTCCTCTATATCCGCCACGCATACTGTCTCCTTTT comes from uncultured Desulfobacter sp. and encodes:
- a CDS encoding tetratricopeptide repeat protein, with amino-acid sequence MKIINFKFKKVNSKHIELRYFVDNPNDFKRRILDVKEEIESLIKSADLNFFIRWKADLKKTGKDLFSWLDGSDRFFSKIIHCYRENARILILAFHSDDVLSDLPWEILHNDEKFLVEETNPRFVPVRFRGDELSIDHQDQAAERPLRLLFMATSPVYTTGLEFEGLEFEGLEFEGLEFEDEEYKILKATEKQPLMLTVEESGNLEELNDLILTYGKNFYDIFHLTGHAVLKKGKPFFLTETEYGESHLADSREIGQALVGGDFINKLIVLSGCCTAKKGMLPSLAESILVECSANAVLGWGYNVLDADASFATAELYKNLSAGIELIKALSMTYQKLIDEERRDWNLLRLYLRNKVPGAFVTASSLWKEQAAPAPLEENYLDPEQTVKVASCREFVGRRRLLQKCLRCLKSLRRTNDHMGVILYGLGGVGKSTLAARLRDRLNFKKSIVWVGMVDENSLIQRIRENLDGKIRESLDSILSNPSQNLEYKLKDCFEKIHYPILLIFDNFESNFEMEGNHPDLNRNGSPSISIEAQKVIEAVIFALRDLVGKSHRIIITTRQLFNFNERDKYFLLEQPKKLEKANFIKKTDQLAEEKGLTDRLDREKGLKDYSNIKRLRKEADKISDGNPRLIEWLYDLLSLQDKNLDYDHILNRMKGRQSEFLENILAGELLKSQSSDLRKTLALGLIYELPVPIEALRTICRSIPELDIPELDIHIKRANELGLIERHKGYPGSTTELYRVPRCLSSLLISEIPSELIENIHCAASKILNEIWLSHNTSEEREKEVHRLALAGKEIELSINIAKKLSYEWDEQERYKEIEDLCLSTLKSIEDLSLNTLKNGVSYHELYFRLAIAQGVLGEYKLAKDNYILAIKSCPEWDRKCQAKYLKCLGSLCNTQGDLANAEKYCTESLQIRNDYGGTKREIAESLHAVGNVFANQGKIKEALEKYHQSFKMKLVINDKRGMAESIHALAYYIAKLNCVTSVLALYKKALKLNEEANDILGRASNLNQMARIHAKNNETEKAKELSKESFNLSKSVGDIRGIVESRKTEAFINSREKDFDEAMESCKKALKIVQDIGDEKEENIIEKTIEYIELKQGIPDDIIDKKYNINDDAYRTAQQIITEVI